AGCACAATCGCTTCGTCAAATCCGGAAAGCTGTGCATCGGTTTTGGAGAGTGCGGAATTAACGTACGCACCAACTATTTTACCCCGCGCAGGAATCATATTATCCTCCACACGCCACCAGGAAGAAATCGTCACGTGCGCGCCCTCTTCTTGCTCTATATATTTCCCGAAGGGAACCGCCGCAATTGCCATGCGTGGTGTTAAGTTGTGCAAACGAACGCCGATAAGCTCATCGCCATAGAATGCCAGTGGGCGAATATAAACATTCTCACGGAAATTTTGTTTTCGGATTAATTCAAGCGTTGCTTCTGTCAAACTTTCTTTTGTGTACGGAAGCTCCATACGCAGCAGTTTGCTGGAATCGAGAAACCGCTTGTAATGATCGAGCGGCCGGAACACAAACATCTGTTTCTCCTCTTCATTCCAGTAGCCGCGGATGCCGCCGAATATTCCAGTACCGTAATTCAATCCATGCGTTAATACTCCAACTTTCGCATCTTTGTATGGAACTATCTTGCCGTCAAAATAAACTAATTCGGGTGTTGCCATTTACAAATCCTTTCTTCAAAGTAATATGAACCGCTAAGAACGCCAAGGTAGCCAAGAGAATAACCTGTTTATTCCTTTGCAACTTTGGGATTTTGACATACATAAAAGATAGAAAAAAACTTGATTAACGCCAGACGCCGGGGATTTTTTCTCCGCAGAACCCGCACTTCCCTTTTACTACATGATTTGCAAGAATGGTGTATGCGCTTCGTTCGACAATGATCTTCTTGCACCTGTAACAGCAGGTGTTTTCTGCCCAATGGCCGGCAACGTTCCCTAAATAAATATATTGTATCCCAGATTTTGATGCAACAGTGTACGCTTTTTCGAGCGTTGTGGTAGGCGTGGATGGCAGTTGACTAAGTTTGTAAAGCGGCGTGAATCGGCTGAAGTGCAGCGGCGCATCAGATAAACCGTTGGTACACAGCCACTCGCACATTCGTTTGATGGTATCGAAATTATCTGTCCATGTTGGAATAACAAGATTCGTAATCTCTAACCAAACGCCTTCTTCGCGCAGTACTTTTAACGTTCTGAGCACCGGTGCAAGTTTACCAGAGCTGAGTTTTTTATAAATTTCCTCATCGAATATTTTCAGATCGATATTTGCCGCATCAAGCACATTGCACAGTTGCCGCAAAGGTTTTTCGTTGATGTACCCATTCGACTTTAACAGGTTGCAAATCTTTTTACTGCGTGCCAGCTTTGCTGTATCGTATGCGTATTCGTAGAATGTTGTCGGTTCGGAATAGGTGTATGCGATAGATTCAGAACCGGAATTCATGCACGCTTTGATAACTTCTTCTGGCATCAAGTCAATATTGTCGGATTCTTTCGGACTCACTTGCGAGATTTGCCAGTTCTGACAATTGAGACATCGGAAGTTGCATCCTGCGGCGGCGATGGAGAAGGCGCGTGTCGCTGGCAGAAAATGGAAGAATGGTTTTTTCTCGATTGGATCGATATGGACAGCGCATGGATTACCATAAGCAATGGTATACATTTTCCCGTTGCTCGCAACACGACTTCTGCAAAAACCAACATCGCCGTCGTTCAGCAACAAACAGCCTTGGGGACATTTTTCGCACTGCAATCCATCGGCTGTCTTTCTATAAAAGAACGCCTCCTTACTCCACTTTCCTAAATCGATGCTCGATGGAAGCGAAAACCAATTTGTATTGTATGCACCGAGAGCAAGTCCACCGGTACAGAAAGCGCACCGGCGGAGAAACTCGCGCTTGGTAATACTATTTTGTTTTGTTGATTCCACCAATACTACTCGGTTCAAAATGTGCTCTC
Above is a window of Ignavibacteriales bacterium DNA encoding:
- a CDS encoding branched-chain amino acid transaminase, which codes for MATPELVYFDGKIVPYKDAKVGVLTHGLNYGTGIFGGIRGYWNEEEKQMFVFRPLDHYKRFLDSSKLLRMELPYTKESLTEATLELIRKQNFRENVYIRPLAFYGDELIGVRLHNLTPRMAIAAVPFGKYIEQEEGAHVTISSWWRVEDNMIPARGKIVGAYVNSALSKTDAQLSGFDEAIVLSQNGHVSEGSAENIFMVKNGVFITPPVTENILEGIVRRTFIQLIQDELGMQVQERSIDRTELFLADELFFGGTGVQLVSITKIDHRLIADGKMGPLTLKLRDLFFDVVFGRTAKYRNWCLPVYKK
- the amrS gene encoding AmmeMemoRadiSam system radical SAM enzyme; translation: MNRVVLVESTKQNSITKREFLRRCAFCTGGLALGAYNTNWFSLPSSIDLGKWSKEAFFYRKTADGLQCEKCPQGCLLLNDGDVGFCRSRVASNGKMYTIAYGNPCAVHIDPIEKKPFFHFLPATRAFSIAAAGCNFRCLNCQNWQISQVSPKESDNIDLMPEEVIKACMNSGSESIAYTYSEPTTFYEYAYDTAKLARSKKICNLLKSNGYINEKPLRQLCNVLDAANIDLKIFDEEIYKKLSSGKLAPVLRTLKVLREEGVWLEITNLVIPTWTDNFDTIKRMCEWLCTNGLSDAPLHFSRFTPLYKLSQLPSTPTTTLEKAYTVASKSGIQYIYLGNVAGHWAENTCCYRCKKIIVERSAYTILANHVVKGKCGFCGEKIPGVWR